In Streptomyces chartreusis NRRL 3882, the following are encoded in one genomic region:
- a CDS encoding FAD-dependent monooxygenase, with the protein MTPVLVVGAGPVGLSAALALRAHGLPAVLLEAEPEDRERPGSRALFVHRETLGLLDAMRPGLAAEITSYGRTWHTRRTLYRGREVYARSFPPPSGPPPFTSLRQTDTERFLRAACAQAGVEFVWGARVTGVRTTGTEVRVTDEDGRVWAGAFAIAADGARSTVRRELGIALEGTRGEGFHVVVDVADVPGAELPLERVFHYEHPGVGGRSVMRVPFTGGFQVDLQCHDDDRPEEYGTEEAVRRWLPSVVGDGYGERILWVSTYRFLRKVAASFTDPHRRVLLAGEAAHLFPPFGARGMNSGIADAAAAAEAIAAGTGEAVASFAEVRRAAALFNSAAAGAALDHLRPRRRTVRVGQRAAAALAPVVPWCGSWLEHAPYGPRHGASAVAGRTY; encoded by the coding sequence ATGACCCCGGTCCTGGTCGTGGGCGCCGGTCCCGTGGGCCTGTCGGCGGCTCTGGCGCTGCGGGCGCACGGGCTGCCGGCCGTCCTGCTGGAGGCGGAGCCGGAGGACCGTGAACGGCCGGGCAGCCGGGCCCTGTTCGTGCACCGGGAGACCCTCGGCCTGCTGGACGCGATGCGGCCCGGCCTCGCCGCCGAGATCACCTCGTACGGGCGGACCTGGCACACCAGGCGCACCCTCTACCGGGGACGTGAGGTCTACGCGCGCTCCTTCCCGCCCCCGTCCGGCCCGCCGCCCTTCACCAGCCTGCGCCAGACGGACACCGAGCGGTTCCTGCGGGCGGCTTGTGCGCAGGCCGGGGTGGAGTTCGTGTGGGGTGCGCGCGTGACGGGCGTGCGCACCACCGGGACGGAGGTCCGGGTGACGGACGAGGACGGGCGGGTGTGGGCCGGCGCGTTCGCGATCGCCGCCGACGGGGCCCGCTCCACGGTCCGGCGGGAGCTGGGCATCGCCCTGGAGGGCACGCGCGGCGAGGGCTTCCACGTCGTCGTGGACGTCGCCGACGTACCGGGCGCGGAGCTGCCGCTGGAGCGGGTCTTCCACTACGAGCATCCCGGGGTGGGCGGCCGCAGTGTGATGCGGGTGCCGTTCACCGGGGGTTTCCAGGTCGACCTCCAGTGCCACGACGACGACCGGCCGGAGGAGTACGGCACCGAGGAGGCCGTACGGCGCTGGCTGCCCTCGGTCGTGGGGGACGGCTACGGCGAGCGGATCCTGTGGGTGTCGACGTACCGCTTCCTGCGCAAGGTGGCGGCCTCGTTCACCGATCCGCACCGGCGGGTGCTGCTGGCCGGCGAGGCGGCGCATCTCTTCCCGCCGTTCGGGGCACGCGGGATGAACAGCGGGATCGCGGACGCGGCGGCCGCCGCCGAGGCGATCGCCGCGGGGACCGGCGAGGCGGTCGCCTCCTTCGCCGAGGTGCGGCGGGCGGCGGCCCTGTTCAACAGTGCCGCCGCCGGTGCCGCCCTGGACCACCTGCGGCCGCGCCGCCGCACCGTCCGGGTCGGACAGCGGGCGGCTGCGGCACTGGCGCCCGTGGTGCCGTGGTGCGGGTCTTGGCTGGAGCACGCGCCGTACGGGCCCCGGCACGGGGCGTCGGCCGTCGCGGGACGCACGTACTGA
- a CDS encoding class I adenylate-forming enzyme family protein yields MNPAERNDPVRPPLFTDRGFYLGPVFRRAADRHGAVFVTLDRPLDVAPSLGVDLSYTVLADLVEDLSGRLWEAGVRPSEQVVVHKADNVDIVLLTCAVSRIGAVPVLLSPALAPAVAGQLLQRLRRPWLLTDGATLDGLRELARSGLVRRTLCVDDAPGAEPLAKYAGAEPPPPVRLHPREPALITHSSGTTGVPKLAVHCAHTMWNRLVPQQALGRPTRGEPAALHMSFVHSRFYHLLGVLLHFGSPLVLITDPDPAAVGPLLARHRPGIVETHPNTFVLWEELADAPGAPLSRVRAYGSTFDAIHPRTVRRLLGASRRRTPWLIQLYGQSETGPVAFQVVTRRSAARADGRRVGFGIPGFTRVRVTGAGGRRVPPGTPGRIEARTRGRILTYLGMPERYDRQLTDGWWEMGDMGYRSRLGALYLIDREVDLIDAVHSNLEVEDVLMSRLEELREVVIVPGADREPVPVVCVRGERPLDPERWRRATAGLPAMAEPRQWRFEDLPMTATWKVKRVEIARMLTEGARA; encoded by the coding sequence GTGAACCCCGCAGAGAGGAACGATCCCGTGCGACCACCCCTGTTCACCGACCGCGGCTTCTATCTGGGACCGGTCTTCCGCCGTGCGGCCGACCGGCACGGGGCCGTCTTCGTCACCCTGGACCGGCCACTGGACGTCGCCCCCTCCCTCGGGGTCGACCTGAGTTACACCGTGCTGGCCGACCTGGTGGAGGACCTGTCCGGGCGGCTGTGGGAGGCCGGGGTGCGGCCCTCGGAGCAGGTCGTCGTGCACAAGGCGGACAACGTCGACATCGTGCTGCTGACCTGCGCCGTCTCCCGTATCGGCGCCGTGCCGGTGCTGCTGTCGCCCGCGCTGGCACCGGCGGTGGCCGGGCAGCTCCTTCAGCGGCTGCGCCGGCCCTGGCTGCTCACCGACGGCGCCACGCTGGACGGCCTGAGGGAGCTCGCCCGGTCCGGGCTGGTGCGGCGGACGCTCTGCGTGGACGACGCGCCCGGGGCGGAGCCCCTGGCGAAATACGCCGGCGCCGAGCCTCCCCCACCGGTCCGGCTGCATCCTCGCGAACCGGCCCTGATCACCCACAGTTCGGGCACGACCGGCGTGCCCAAACTGGCCGTGCACTGCGCGCACACCATGTGGAACCGGCTGGTGCCGCAGCAGGCACTGGGCCGGCCCACGCGGGGCGAGCCGGCGGCGCTGCACATGTCGTTCGTGCACTCGCGCTTCTACCATCTGCTCGGCGTCCTGCTGCACTTCGGCAGCCCGCTCGTGCTGATCACCGACCCGGATCCGGCCGCGGTGGGTCCGCTGCTGGCCCGGCACCGGCCCGGCATCGTGGAGACACACCCCAACACGTTCGTGCTGTGGGAGGAACTGGCCGACGCGCCCGGTGCCCCGCTGTCCCGGGTACGGGCGTACGGCTCCACGTTCGACGCGATCCATCCGCGCACCGTACGGCGGCTGCTGGGCGCCTCGCGGCGCCGTACGCCCTGGCTGATCCAGCTGTACGGGCAGAGCGAGACGGGCCCGGTGGCGTTCCAGGTGGTGACCCGGCGCAGTGCGGCCCGCGCGGACGGCCGCCGCGTCGGGTTCGGGATACCGGGCTTCACCCGGGTCCGGGTCACCGGCGCCGGGGGCCGGCGGGTCCCGCCCGGCACCCCGGGCCGGATCGAGGCCCGCACCCGGGGCCGGATCCTCACCTACCTCGGCATGCCGGAGCGCTACGACCGTCAGCTCACCGACGGCTGGTGGGAGATGGGCGACATGGGCTACCGGAGCCGACTGGGCGCGCTGTACCTGATCGACCGCGAGGTGGACCTGATCGACGCCGTGCACAGCAATCTGGAGGTCGAGGACGTGCTGATGTCCCGGCTGGAGGAACTGCGCGAGGTCGTCATCGTGCCGGGCGCGGACCGGGAGCCGGTGCCGGTGGTGTGCGTGCGCGGCGAGCGGCCCCTGGACCCGGAGCGCTGGCGGCGGGCCACGGCCGGGCTGCCGGCGATGGCCGAGCCGCGGCAGTGGCGGTTCGAGGACCTGCCGATGACCGCGACCTGGAAGGTGAAACGGGTGGAGATCGCCCGGATGCTCACCGAAGGGGCCCGGGCATGA
- a CDS encoding aminotransferase class IV, translated as MTRPAVAEGLWTWAPGRGLVPAPDRAAGGRLLAADSWLVREGRVRAYDRHQERFARACGDCGGPKPRRLVAFWQDVTAVLPRTGAWFPRVELAAGSLELRLLLRPAPPLGTGVRLWAAGQSDPRTVPRRKGPDLDTLARVRRRASGEGAEEAVLIAPSGTVLESATASVLWWEDDTLCLPPPRLPVLPGVTSGLVQERALRSGIRIAHRERTVAELDGREVWLVNALHGIRPVTGWIGRPMRVPPAQRAGEWRDWLDSMMEPLPVD; from the coding sequence GTGACAAGACCGGCGGTGGCGGAAGGCCTGTGGACGTGGGCGCCCGGCCGTGGCCTGGTCCCGGCCCCGGACCGGGCGGCCGGGGGGCGGTTGCTCGCCGCGGACTCGTGGCTGGTGCGCGAAGGCCGGGTGCGGGCCTACGACCGGCACCAGGAACGGTTCGCGCGGGCCTGCGGTGACTGCGGCGGACCGAAGCCGCGCCGGCTCGTCGCGTTCTGGCAGGACGTGACCGCCGTACTGCCGCGCACGGGTGCGTGGTTCCCGCGGGTGGAACTCGCGGCGGGTTCACTGGAGTTGCGGCTGCTGCTGCGGCCCGCTCCGCCGCTCGGCACGGGGGTGCGCCTGTGGGCGGCGGGCCAGTCCGATCCGCGGACCGTGCCCCGTCGCAAGGGCCCGGACCTGGACACCCTGGCCCGGGTGCGCCGCCGGGCGTCCGGCGAGGGCGCGGAGGAGGCGGTGCTGATCGCGCCCTCGGGCACGGTGCTGGAGTCGGCCACCGCCAGCGTCCTGTGGTGGGAGGACGACACCCTGTGCCTGCCCCCGCCCCGGCTGCCCGTCCTGCCGGGTGTGACGTCCGGGCTGGTCCAGGAGCGGGCGCTGCGGTCGGGGATCCGGATCGCGCACCGGGAGCGGACCGTGGCCGAGCTGGACGGCCGTGAGGTGTGGCTGGTGAACGCGCTGCACGGGATCCGGCCGGTGACGGGCTGGATCGGGCGGCCGATGCGGGTGCCTCCGGCTCAGCGGGCCGGGGAATGGCGGGATTGGCTCGACAGCATGATGGAGCCGCTGCCGGTCGACTGA
- a CDS encoding AMP-binding enzyme, producing MADELIGLARESLAAFKVPRSVSFVPSLPRTPTGKLRRHLVRRGAW from the coding sequence TTGGCGGACGAGCTCATCGGCCTGGCCCGGGAGAGCCTCGCCGCGTTCAAGGTCCCCCGCAGCGTCAGCTTCGTCCCGTCGCTGCCGCGCACCCCGACCGGGAAGCTGCGCCGCCATCTGGTGCGACGGGGCGCCTGGTGA
- a CDS encoding antibiotic biosynthesis monooxygenase — translation MTSNPVTVTVAYRVTPGRAADFHSWGWAMLGATARQPGFLGGGVLVDGGAEWHVVYRFASEGSALAWEASPSRAQWDGRLDGLAQETERRRVPGPRAWFEAQTLTPAPPAPPSKWKLWFVNMSAVFPPVLLFNLTVLPYLGDLNALIRTLLLCLCVTALVTWILMPRLQRFFRKWLYPSLQALRGRHKRRAT, via the coding sequence GTGACCAGTAATCCCGTCACGGTCACCGTGGCCTATCGCGTGACGCCGGGCCGTGCGGCCGACTTCCACTCCTGGGGGTGGGCCATGCTGGGCGCGACCGCGCGGCAACCGGGGTTTCTGGGGGGTGGGGTACTTGTCGACGGAGGGGCGGAGTGGCATGTCGTCTATCGCTTCGCCAGCGAGGGTTCGGCCCTGGCCTGGGAGGCATCGCCTTCCCGGGCACAGTGGGACGGCCGGCTGGACGGGCTCGCCCAGGAGACGGAGCGCAGGCGGGTACCGGGGCCCCGGGCCTGGTTCGAGGCGCAGACTCTGACACCCGCGCCGCCGGCTCCGCCGTCGAAATGGAAACTGTGGTTCGTGAATATGAGCGCGGTTTTTCCGCCGGTGCTCCTGTTCAATCTGACGGTGCTTCCCTATCTCGGTGACCTCAATGCGCTGATCCGCACGTTGTTGTTGTGTCTGTGCGTGACGGCCCTTGTCACCTGGATTCTCATGCCGCGGCTCCAGCGTTTCTTCAGGAAATGGCTGTACCCGTCGCTCCAGGCGCTCCGCGGACGGCACAAACGCCGGGCCACGTAG
- a CDS encoding carboxymuconolactone decarboxylase family protein, with protein MSESTSPSRVALKKTTPDVSAAMGSLHTAAVSAAQDAKLEPELLELVRIRASQINGCAFCIDMHTRDARGQGETEQRIYALNAWRETPFFTERERAALALTEAVTLVHDGHVPDAVYAEAAGVFDENQIAALIWSATVINAYNRIAIATRMTPKS; from the coding sequence ATGAGCGAAAGCACTTCTCCGTCCCGCGTGGCCCTGAAGAAAACAACACCTGACGTGTCCGCCGCAATGGGCTCCCTGCACACCGCCGCCGTTTCCGCGGCCCAGGACGCCAAACTCGAACCGGAACTGCTGGAACTGGTCAGGATCCGCGCCTCGCAGATCAACGGCTGCGCGTTCTGCATCGACATGCACACCCGGGACGCCCGCGGCCAGGGCGAGACCGAGCAGCGCATCTACGCCCTGAACGCCTGGCGGGAGACGCCGTTCTTCACCGAACGCGAGCGTGCCGCACTGGCGTTGACCGAGGCGGTGACGCTCGTCCACGACGGCCACGTCCCGGACGCGGTGTACGCCGAGGCGGCCGGGGTGTTCGACGAGAACCAGATCGCGGCGCTCATCTGGTCGGCCACGGTCATCAACGCGTACAACCGGATCGCGATAGCGACACGTATGACACCGAAAAGCTGA
- a CDS encoding PLP-dependent aminotransferase family protein — translation MAEPRATLGIDLHLEPTGPGLRRGLTDALREAVRSGRLAPGTRLPSSRALAADLGIARNTVADAYADLVAEGWLSARQGSGTRVADRTVVPPAGTAPHPREPARPAYDLRPGSPDLASFPRAEWLKAARRALTAAPHHALDYGDPRGRPELRAALAGYLSRSRGVRADPERIVVCSGFAHGLKLLGTALRARGARTVAVDSYGLDVHWRILAASGLHTVPLPFDGLGTDPGGLSAADAVLLTPAHQFPMGVPLHRDRRAAVVDWARRTGGLVLEDDYDGEFRYDRQPVGALQGLDPDRVVYLGTASKSLAPGLRLAWMVLPPGLAEETAAAKGGVDTCGVLDQLTLAEFLTSGAYDRHVRATRLRYRRRRDALVAAVAARAPEARITGIAAGLHVLLRLPPGTEQSVVQAAHWQGLAVHGLARYRHAAAVAEPADALVVGYGTPPDHAWSGALDALCAVLPG, via the coding sequence ATGGCGGAACCACGGGCCACTTTGGGCATCGACCTGCACCTGGAGCCGACCGGCCCGGGCCTGCGCCGAGGGCTCACCGACGCCCTGCGCGAGGCGGTGCGCTCCGGCCGGCTGGCGCCCGGCACCCGGCTGCCCTCCTCCCGCGCGCTCGCCGCCGACCTGGGCATCGCCCGCAACACGGTCGCCGACGCCTACGCCGACCTGGTCGCCGAGGGCTGGCTCAGCGCCCGGCAGGGCTCGGGGACCCGGGTCGCCGACCGGACGGTGGTACCGCCGGCCGGCACCGCACCCCACCCCCGCGAACCCGCCCGTCCCGCCTACGACCTGCGCCCCGGCAGCCCCGACCTCGCCTCCTTCCCGCGCGCGGAGTGGCTCAAGGCCGCCCGCCGCGCCCTGACCGCCGCCCCCCACCACGCCCTCGACTACGGCGATCCCCGGGGCCGTCCCGAACTGCGCGCCGCGCTCGCCGGCTACCTCAGCCGGTCCCGGGGCGTGCGCGCCGACCCCGAACGGATCGTGGTGTGCTCCGGGTTCGCGCACGGCCTGAAGCTGCTCGGCACGGCCCTGCGAGCGCGCGGGGCGCGGACGGTCGCCGTCGACTCGTACGGGCTCGATGTGCACTGGAGGATCCTGGCCGCGTCCGGTCTGCACACGGTCCCGCTGCCCTTCGACGGGCTGGGCACCGACCCCGGCGGGCTGTCCGCCGCCGACGCGGTCCTCCTCACCCCCGCCCACCAGTTCCCGATGGGCGTCCCCCTGCACCGCGACCGCCGAGCGGCCGTCGTGGACTGGGCGCGCCGCACCGGCGGGCTGGTGCTGGAGGACGACTACGACGGCGAGTTCCGCTACGACCGGCAGCCCGTGGGCGCGCTCCAGGGCCTGGACCCCGACCGGGTGGTCTATCTGGGCACCGCGAGCAAGTCCCTGGCCCCCGGGCTGCGGCTGGCCTGGATGGTGCTGCCGCCGGGCCTCGCCGAGGAGACCGCCGCGGCCAAGGGCGGTGTCGACACGTGCGGGGTACTGGACCAGCTGACCCTGGCCGAGTTCCTCACGTCCGGGGCCTACGACCGCCATGTGCGCGCGACCCGCCTGCGCTACCGGCGCCGCCGCGACGCCCTGGTCGCCGCCGTCGCGGCCCGGGCCCCGGAAGCCCGGATCACCGGCATCGCGGCCGGGCTGCACGTCCTGCTGCGGCTGCCGCCCGGCACCGAGCAGTCGGTGGTCCAGGCGGCCCACTGGCAGGGTCTGGCGGTCCACGGACTCGCCCGCTACCGGCACGCCGCCGCGGTCGCCGAGCCGGCCGACGCCCTCGTCGTCGGCTACGGGACACCGCCGGACCACGCGTGGTCGGGGGCGCTGGACGCGCTGTGCGCGGTACTGCCCGGATAA
- the pabB gene encoding aminodeoxychorismate synthase component I, with protein sequence MKTLLIDNYDSYTYNLFQLIAGVNGEEPVVIRNDAAVEAVPDLLEFDNLVVSPGPGHPADARDFGIAARLVATSPVPVLGVCLGHQGIALGERGVVGPAPVPRHGHLSTIRHDERDLFQGLPQHFTAVRYHSLSVREPLPEMLEATAWAEDGVLMGLRHRTRPLWGVQFHPESVLTEFGHRMLVNFRNLTAERAGKLRTKNTAVPAPEAVRRRVVVPECEVKVARSSARGGRPAAVGRAAVIRSAGAAWFGGAVPSGAADPSAAPGRPGGADPSTASRRPSRADQSTDTGMADGMVPTDETAPSSGASPAGAAGPSAGAGPSAGAGASSGTGPSAGAGSAVGPGQSGGAGPSFGPGTADGMVPTDETAPSSGASSAGAAGPSAGAGPSAGTGPSTGAGSAVGPGPSGGAGPSFGPGTADGMVPTDETAPSSGASPAGAAGPSAGAGPSAGTGPSTGAGPSAGPGRSLTAGPSAGAQSSRGPGRFGGAGPSAGPGPSGRADPSAGPGPSGGVDPSPGSGMVPEVGTAAGREPCGEAGAVVSPASATIPRPRRPHRVGYRLHTRRIAGAVDVEAAFVRMCAGASPAFWLDSSLVEPGRSRFSFFGDGSGPLAEFVRYDVESGRCEIERAGRPVRKVAASVFDYLKRQLTNRRVDATGLPFDFTGGYVGYFGYEVKADCGSPNRHRSPVPDAAWLFADRVIAVDHQEGFTYAVCLAEDTPQAAREAADWLESALADLTCVATERPPLPAPPAPADPGAAEPWLVRDRATYLADIQACQRELRAGTSYEVCLTNAARLPAPPDAFAFYRTLRRDNPAPYAAFLRFGELEVAGSSPERFLRIGRDGTVEARPIKGTAPRGDGPEEDARLRDALASDAKTRAENLMIVDLLRNDLGRVCRTGSVRVPKLMDTETYATVHQLVSTVEGRLRAETDAVDCVRACFPGGSMTGAPKLRTLEIIDSLESEARGVYSGALGYFGCGGGADLSIVIRTAVFADGQMHLGAGGAIVLGSDPDAEYEEMLLKTAAPMRALHQHTADRIRRQAPPGDRAGAAGEARR encoded by the coding sequence GTGAAGACCCTGCTCATCGACAATTACGACTCGTACACGTACAACCTGTTCCAGCTGATCGCCGGGGTCAACGGCGAGGAGCCGGTGGTCATCCGCAACGACGCCGCGGTCGAGGCGGTGCCGGATCTCCTGGAGTTCGACAACCTGGTGGTCTCCCCGGGGCCCGGGCACCCGGCGGACGCGCGTGACTTCGGCATCGCGGCCAGGCTGGTCGCGACCTCCCCGGTCCCGGTGCTCGGCGTGTGTCTCGGTCATCAGGGGATCGCGCTCGGGGAGCGGGGGGTGGTGGGGCCCGCGCCGGTGCCGCGGCACGGGCACCTGTCCACGATCCGGCATGACGAGCGCGACCTGTTCCAGGGCCTGCCGCAGCACTTCACCGCCGTCCGCTACCACTCGCTGTCCGTGCGCGAGCCGCTGCCGGAGATGCTGGAGGCCACGGCCTGGGCGGAGGACGGCGTCCTGATGGGACTGCGGCACCGCACCCGGCCGCTGTGGGGCGTGCAGTTCCACCCGGAGTCCGTCCTCACGGAGTTCGGCCATCGCATGCTCGTGAACTTCCGCAACCTGACCGCGGAGCGGGCCGGCAAGCTGCGGACGAAGAACACGGCGGTCCCGGCACCGGAGGCGGTCCGACGGCGCGTGGTGGTACCGGAGTGCGAGGTCAAAGTCGCCCGGTCGTCGGCGAGGGGCGGTCGGCCTGCGGCCGTGGGCCGGGCAGCGGTGATCCGGTCGGCCGGGGCCGCCTGGTTCGGTGGTGCCGTGCCGTCCGGAGCGGCCGATCCGTCCGCAGCGCCTGGTCGGCCCGGCGGGGCCGACCCGTCCACAGCGTCCCGTCGGCCCAGCCGGGCCGACCAGTCCACCGACACCGGGATGGCCGACGGGATGGTGCCGACCGACGAGACAGCGCCCTCCTCCGGAGCCAGTCCCGCCGGCGCGGCCGGACCGTCCGCCGGGGCCGGGCCGTCCGCCGGGGCCGGGGCTTCCTCCGGTACCGGTCCATCCGCCGGGGCCGGGTCGGCCGTAGGGCCTGGTCAGTCCGGTGGGGCCGGTCCCTCCTTCGGCCCCGGGACGGCCGACGGGATGGTGCCGACCGACGAGACAGCGCCCTCCTCCGGAGCCAGTTCCGCCGGCGCGGCCGGGCCGTCCGCCGGGGCCGGACCGTCCGCCGGTACCGGTCCATCCACCGGGGCCGGGTCGGCCGTAGGGCCTGGTCCGTCCGGTGGGGCCGGTCCGTCCTTCGGCCCCGGGACGGCCGACGGGATGGTGCCGACCGACGAGACAGCGCCCTCCTCCGGAGCCAGTCCCGCCGGCGCGGCCGGGCCGTCCGCCGGGGCCGGACCGTCCGCCGGTACCGGTCCATCCACCGGGGCCGGGCCGTCGGCGGGGCCTGGCCGGTCCCTCACGGCCGGGCCGTCCGCCGGGGCCCAGTCGTCCAGAGGCCCTGGCCGGTTCGGCGGGGCCGGTCCATCCGCAGGACCCGGGCCGTCCGGTCGGGCCGATCCGTCCGCAGGGCCCGGGCCGTCCGGTGGGGTCGACCCGTCCCCCGGCTCCGGGATGGTGCCCGAGGTTGGCACGGCCGCGGGGCGTGAGCCGTGTGGTGAGGCCGGGGCGGTCGTCAGCCCTGCCTCCGCCACCATCCCCCGGCCCCGTCGCCCCCACCGCGTCGGGTATCGGCTGCACACTCGGCGGATCGCCGGGGCCGTGGATGTCGAGGCGGCCTTCGTGCGGATGTGCGCGGGGGCCTCGCCGGCGTTCTGGCTGGACAGTTCGCTCGTGGAGCCGGGGCGGTCGCGGTTCTCGTTCTTCGGGGACGGCAGCGGGCCGCTCGCCGAGTTCGTGCGGTACGACGTCGAAAGCGGGCGTTGTGAGATCGAGCGGGCGGGGCGGCCGGTGCGGAAGGTCGCGGCCAGTGTCTTCGACTACCTCAAGCGGCAGTTGACCAACCGCCGCGTGGACGCGACCGGGCTGCCGTTCGACTTCACCGGGGGCTACGTCGGCTACTTCGGCTACGAGGTGAAGGCGGACTGCGGGTCGCCCAACCGTCACCGCTCCCCGGTCCCGGACGCCGCCTGGCTGTTCGCCGACCGGGTGATCGCGGTGGACCACCAGGAGGGCTTCACGTACGCCGTCTGCCTCGCGGAGGACACCCCGCAGGCCGCCCGGGAGGCCGCCGACTGGCTGGAGAGCGCCCTGGCCGACCTCACCTGCGTGGCGACGGAACGGCCGCCGCTGCCCGCGCCGCCGGCCCCGGCGGACCCCGGCGCCGCCGAGCCGTGGCTGGTGCGCGACCGGGCGACGTATCTCGCGGACATCCAGGCGTGCCAGCGGGAGTTGCGCGCGGGCACCAGCTACGAGGTCTGCCTGACCAACGCCGCCCGCTTGCCCGCACCGCCCGACGCGTTCGCGTTCTACCGGACGCTGCGCCGCGACAACCCGGCCCCCTACGCGGCGTTCCTGAGGTTCGGGGAGCTGGAGGTGGCCGGGTCCTCGCCCGAGCGGTTCCTGCGGATCGGTCGGGACGGCACCGTCGAGGCCAGGCCCATCAAGGGGACCGCGCCGAGGGGCGACGGGCCGGAGGAGGACGCCCGGCTGCGGGACGCTCTCGCGTCGGACGCCAAGACCAGGGCCGAGAACCTGATGATCGTCGATCTGCTCCGCAACGACCTGGGCCGGGTCTGCCGGACGGGGTCGGTACGCGTCCCCAAGCTCATGGACACGGAGACGTACGCCACCGTGCACCAGCTCGTCTCGACCGTGGAGGGCAGGCTGCGGGCGGAGACGGACGCGGTGGACTGTGTCCGGGCCTGTTTCCCCGGCGGCTCGATGACCGGCGCGCCGAAGCTGCGCACGCTGGAGATCATCGACTCGCTGGAGTCCGAGGCCCGGGGCGTGTACTCGGGCGCCCTCGGTTACTTCGGGTGCGGCGGCGGAGCGGATCTCAGCATCGTCATCCGTACCGCCGTGTTCGCCGACGGCCAGATGCACCTGGGTGCGGGCGGGGCGATCGTCCTCGGCTCCGATCCGGACGCGGAGTACGAGGAGATGCTGCTGAAGACCGCGGCCCCGATGCGGGCCCTGCACCAGCACACGGCCGACCGGATCCGGCGGCAGGCCCCGCCCGGTGACCGGGCCGGGGCGGCCGGGGAGGCCCGGCGATGA